A genome region from Alicyclobacillus acidocaldarius subsp. acidocaldarius DSM 446 includes the following:
- the hpt gene encoding hypoxanthine phosphoribosyltransferase, whose amino-acid sequence MHPDLERILFDEETLQAKVAEMGATLSRDYAGKTPLLICILKGAALFMGDLVKRIDVPVEIDFMAISSYGQSTKSSGAVRILYDLERPVEGRDVIIVEDIVDTGLTLAYLRDTMIRRQAASVKIVSLFDKPSGRKVDIQPDYFGFTVPDAFIVGYGLDYAERYRNLPYVGILKSDIYATG is encoded by the coding sequence ATGCATCCTGATCTGGAGCGTATCCTGTTCGATGAGGAAACCTTGCAGGCCAAAGTGGCCGAGATGGGGGCGACGCTGAGCCGAGACTACGCAGGCAAGACGCCTCTTCTCATCTGCATCCTCAAGGGCGCGGCGCTGTTCATGGGCGATCTCGTCAAGCGCATCGACGTTCCGGTCGAGATCGACTTCATGGCGATTTCAAGCTACGGCCAGTCGACGAAGTCGTCCGGCGCGGTGCGCATTTTGTACGATCTCGAGCGCCCGGTCGAGGGGCGCGATGTCATCATCGTGGAGGACATCGTGGACACGGGCCTCACGCTCGCGTACCTGCGCGACACGATGATTCGGCGGCAGGCGGCGAGCGTGAAGATTGTCTCCCTGTTCGACAAGCCGAGCGGGCGAAAGGTCGACATCCAGCCGGACTACTTCGGCTTCACGGTGCCGGACGCGTTCATCGTCGGCTACGGCCTCGACTACGCGGAGCGGTATCGCAACTTGCCATACGTGGGCATCCTCAAGTCTGACATCTATGCGACAGGTTGA
- a CDS encoding FtsB family cell division protein, producing MRAVESRPLSSVKREPQRQRRNFPVRIRYVAALAICAWAFFYFWHAERPQLRQLAAENAKLERQLNSLQAEQRTLQTEKQQLNNPAYIEKYATEHQNLVMPNTVPFDLQSPSKSH from the coding sequence ATGCGAGCAGTCGAGTCGCGCCCGCTGTCCAGCGTCAAGCGAGAGCCTCAGCGGCAGCGCCGGAACTTCCCCGTGCGCATCCGATACGTGGCTGCACTCGCCATCTGCGCGTGGGCGTTCTTTTACTTCTGGCATGCGGAACGTCCCCAATTGCGCCAGCTCGCGGCGGAGAACGCCAAACTGGAGCGGCAGTTGAATTCGCTCCAGGCTGAGCAGCGCACGTTGCAGACGGAGAAGCAACAATTGAACAATCCGGCGTACATTGAAAAGTACGCGACGGAGCATCAGAACCTCGTGATGCCCAACACCGTGCCGTTCGATTTGCAGTCGCCGTCAAAATCCCATTGA
- the yabQ gene encoding spore cortex biosynthesis protein YabQ translates to MNAGQNVAYVLWMLASGAAMGAVFDWYNTISGGFRWLRRLRPLCDLAFWIAAAVGVYLLTFRTIGGEFRIWTLVLLAVGYGLYRLTLRRRVVRGAFAVVAVIRFIVRVVRRALEIAVVWPLRLAARLMVAVAAALYRVGVMMENAACRIVAIAFAVVTFPVRRYIRRDAGWRKKLAAWQEDFWQRASNWLIQSRGSAR, encoded by the coding sequence ATGAACGCGGGACAGAACGTGGCCTACGTCCTGTGGATGCTCGCCTCGGGCGCGGCGATGGGCGCGGTGTTCGACTGGTACAACACCATCTCGGGCGGTTTTCGCTGGCTGCGGCGCCTGCGGCCGTTGTGCGATCTCGCCTTTTGGATCGCGGCGGCCGTGGGCGTGTATCTGCTCACGTTTCGCACCATCGGCGGCGAATTTCGCATCTGGACGCTCGTGCTGCTCGCGGTGGGATACGGCCTGTATCGCCTGACCCTCAGGCGGCGCGTCGTCCGCGGGGCGTTCGCAGTCGTGGCCGTTATCCGCTTCATCGTGAGGGTCGTGCGCCGCGCGCTTGAGATTGCCGTGGTCTGGCCACTCCGGCTGGCGGCTCGGCTGATGGTGGCCGTCGCGGCGGCGCTGTATCGAGTGGGCGTGATGATGGAGAACGCCGCGTGCCGCATCGTCGCCATCGCCTTCGCCGTCGTCACGTTTCCGGTTCGCCGCTACATTCGCCGAGACGCCGGATGGCGAAAAAAACTAGCCGCCTGGCAAGAGGATTTCTGGCAGCGCGCGTCGAATTGGTTGATCCAAAGCCGCGGATCGGCTCGTTGA
- a CDS encoding ComE operon protein 2: protein MEMKRERMDWHSFFASQARVMAARSTCTRLQVGCVVVRDKRIIASGYNGSIHGDEHCVDVGCKVVDGHCVRAIHAEQNALLQCARFGIAAEGADLYVTHTPCLTCTKSLIQAGIRRVFYEFEYRPDPYAMELLSKAGVVVEQVRSRLDLLV, encoded by the coding sequence ATGGAGATGAAGCGAGAGCGGATGGACTGGCACAGTTTCTTCGCGTCGCAGGCGCGAGTGATGGCGGCGAGATCGACCTGCACGAGGCTGCAGGTGGGGTGCGTGGTGGTGCGGGACAAGCGGATCATCGCCAGTGGATACAACGGGAGCATCCACGGGGACGAGCACTGCGTGGACGTGGGCTGCAAGGTGGTGGACGGCCACTGCGTGCGGGCGATTCACGCGGAGCAGAACGCGCTTCTGCAGTGCGCGCGCTTTGGAATTGCGGCGGAGGGCGCGGATCTGTACGTGACACACACGCCCTGTCTGACGTGCACGAAGAGCCTCATTCAGGCCGGGATCCGGCGCGTGTTTTATGAGTTCGAGTATCGGCCGGACCCGTACGCGATGGAGCTCCTGTCGAAGGCGGGCGTGGTTGTCGAACAAGTGCGAAGCCGGTTGGATCTTCTGGTGTAG
- the cmpA gene encoding cortex morphogenetic protein CmpA: MPEWLRSQLRRAFLNRDRKAIVMLNEAYYRYRQSDAKAEP; the protein is encoded by the coding sequence ATGCCGGAATGGCTTCGGAGTCAACTCAGGCGAGCGTTCCTCAATCGCGATCGCAAGGCCATCGTGATGCTGAATGAAGCGTATTACCGATATCGCCAATCGGATGCGAAGGCAGAGCCGTGA
- the tilS gene encoding tRNA lysidine(34) synthetase TilS codes for MISFFQQHRLETAHAVLGVSGGVDSMVLLHLCQRAAEEAPSALGGFSVVHVHHHLRETADRDAAFVERYCREREIPCEIAHVKVVDERGEGLEAAARRARYQALADRARVKGGVILVAHHAQDELETFIMRLLRGAGPGGLGAMRPEAEMNGVRVLRPLLAVEKSEIERYAALHGVPHVEDETNEDPRFFRNRVRQVVIPALRAVEPRAEEKVRQALELLWAEDAYMRELACEAARRVAVCGADGRIAFSASRLGELHVSLQRRVIHILLNCFSAREWTLAHVEAVRRLALSGPPSGEVHLAADVRCVRSYDNLYIGHPPIARPAVETAVAWDLHSAAEVLVGEGEVRWRFRRLRVAHPASARMPSPWWLLLPADVSRAEIAMGVPTSERVPLFGGHGTKKLQDVFTDAKLPRAWRARWPLLRVDGDIVWIPGIMRSGAHLWGGGPAFVIRARPPAACQRALGER; via the coding sequence GTGATTTCCTTTTTCCAACAGCATCGGCTTGAGACCGCCCACGCGGTGTTAGGCGTCTCCGGCGGCGTGGACTCGATGGTGCTCCTTCACCTGTGTCAGCGCGCCGCAGAGGAGGCGCCAAGTGCCCTGGGCGGTTTTTCTGTGGTCCACGTGCACCACCACCTGCGCGAGACGGCCGATCGCGACGCCGCCTTCGTCGAGCGATACTGCCGAGAGCGCGAAATCCCGTGCGAGATCGCCCACGTGAAGGTCGTGGACGAGCGAGGTGAGGGGCTGGAGGCGGCCGCGCGGCGCGCGCGCTATCAGGCGCTGGCCGACCGGGCGCGGGTGAAGGGCGGCGTCATCCTCGTGGCACATCACGCGCAGGACGAGCTGGAGACCTTCATCATGCGCCTGTTGCGCGGCGCGGGCCCGGGGGGGCTTGGCGCCATGCGCCCGGAGGCGGAGATGAACGGCGTGCGGGTGCTGAGGCCGCTCCTCGCGGTGGAGAAGAGCGAGATCGAGCGGTATGCGGCTCTGCACGGGGTGCCGCACGTGGAGGATGAGACGAACGAAGACCCCCGGTTTTTTCGCAACCGCGTCCGTCAGGTGGTCATCCCGGCGCTCCGCGCCGTCGAACCGCGCGCGGAGGAGAAGGTTCGCCAGGCGCTCGAACTGTTGTGGGCGGAGGACGCGTACATGCGCGAGTTGGCGTGCGAGGCCGCGCGCCGCGTTGCCGTGTGCGGCGCGGACGGCCGAATCGCCTTTTCTGCCAGCCGCCTCGGCGAACTTCACGTTTCTTTACAACGCAGGGTGATTCACATACTATTGAATTGTTTCTCCGCGCGCGAGTGGACGTTGGCCCACGTCGAGGCGGTTCGCCGCCTGGCCCTCTCGGGGCCGCCGTCGGGCGAAGTTCACCTCGCGGCGGATGTGCGGTGCGTCAGATCCTACGACAACCTGTACATAGGTCACCCGCCCATCGCGCGTCCCGCGGTGGAGACTGCGGTGGCGTGGGATCTTCATTCGGCGGCGGAGGTGCTCGTCGGAGAAGGCGAGGTGCGCTGGCGGTTTCGGCGGCTGCGCGTGGCGCATCCGGCATCCGCCCGCATGCCGTCGCCCTGGTGGCTCCTGTTGCCTGCCGACGTGTCCCGCGCCGAGATCGCCATGGGGGTGCCGACGAGCGAGCGGGTGCCGCTCTTCGGCGGGCACGGAACCAAGAAACTGCAAGACGTCTTCACCGACGCCAAGCTGCCTCGTGCGTGGCGTGCGCGCTGGCCCCTCCTTCGGGTAGACGGCGACATCGTCTGGATCCCCGGCATCATGCGATCCGGCGCGCACCTTTGGGGCGGCGGGCCCGCGTTCGTCATTCGGGCGCGCCCGCCTGCGGCCTGCCAACGCGCGCTTGGCGAGCGGTAG
- a CDS encoding YabP/YqfC family sporulation protein, whose translation MDPAEGHDVHILARREIEVTGVERLERFDAEAFVISTRAGELCVEGKSLAIKAFDRQAGIIRIEGEIGALIYGDHRRAARWGRLRP comes from the coding sequence ATGGATCCGGCCGAGGGACACGATGTGCACATCCTCGCCAGGCGGGAGATCGAGGTCACCGGGGTCGAGCGCCTCGAGCGGTTTGATGCGGAGGCCTTTGTGATCTCGACGCGAGCGGGCGAGCTTTGCGTCGAGGGGAAATCCCTCGCCATCAAGGCGTTCGATCGGCAGGCGGGGATCATTCGCATCGAGGGCGAGATCGGCGCCCTGATTTACGGGGATCATCGCCGCGCGGCGCGGTGGGGGCGGCTTCGGCCATGA
- the ftsH gene encoding ATP-dependent zinc metalloprotease FtsH has translation MNRFYRSVVLYVLILFVLIGVLRYLTGPEQVRGPIPYSQFIQYVEHNQVTGTLQVTPDGLTATIDGTLKNGEKFETRALYDNNLEPFLQSHNLSFNVIPQPRGSVWLSLLEQVVPFAFLFILMFILFNQAQGGGNRVMNFGKSRARMYTEDKRKVTFADVAGADEEKAELEEIVEFLKDPKRFTALGARIPKGVLLVGPPGTGKTLLARAVAGEAGVPFFSISGSDFVEMFVGVGASRVRDLFDQAKKNSPCIIFIDEIDAVGRHRGAGLGGGHDEREQTLNQLLVEMDGFSANEGIVIIAATNRPDILDPALLRPGRFDRQIVVNRPDVKGREEILRVHARNKPLAPDVNLEIIAKRTPGFTGADLENVLNEAALLAARKKQKEITNADIDEAIDRVMAGPEKRSRVMSEKERRLVAYHEAGHAVVGYFIQPDRTVHKVTIVPRGMAGGYTLSLPNEDRYFITKQQMLDEICMTLGGRVAEEIVFGEISTGASNDLERVTNIARQMITEYGMSDRLGPLQYGSRAGGAIFLGRDLQGEPNYSDQVAYEIDQEMREIVETCHERTRRILTEKRMALDALAERLLEKETLDGEEVKEILERYR, from the coding sequence ATGAACCGTTTTTACCGGAGCGTTGTCCTGTACGTGCTGATCCTGTTCGTGCTGATCGGCGTACTGAGATACCTCACCGGCCCTGAGCAGGTTCGCGGGCCGATTCCATATAGCCAGTTCATTCAATATGTCGAGCACAACCAGGTCACGGGCACGCTGCAGGTCACGCCCGACGGCCTCACTGCGACCATCGACGGGACCCTGAAGAACGGGGAAAAGTTTGAGACTCGGGCTCTGTACGACAACAACCTGGAGCCCTTCTTGCAGAGCCATAACCTGTCGTTCAACGTCATTCCGCAGCCCCGCGGAAGCGTGTGGCTCTCGCTCCTCGAGCAGGTGGTTCCGTTTGCCTTCCTCTTCATCTTAATGTTCATCCTGTTCAACCAGGCCCAGGGCGGCGGCAACCGGGTCATGAACTTCGGCAAGAGCCGGGCTCGAATGTACACCGAGGACAAGCGAAAGGTGACGTTCGCGGACGTCGCGGGGGCCGATGAGGAGAAGGCGGAGCTTGAGGAGATTGTCGAATTTCTGAAAGATCCGAAGCGCTTCACCGCGCTCGGCGCGCGCATCCCGAAGGGCGTGCTGCTCGTGGGCCCGCCCGGCACCGGTAAAACGCTCCTCGCGCGCGCGGTGGCGGGCGAAGCGGGTGTGCCGTTTTTCAGCATCAGCGGCTCGGACTTCGTCGAGATGTTCGTCGGCGTGGGTGCTTCGCGCGTGCGCGATTTGTTCGATCAGGCCAAGAAAAACTCGCCCTGCATCATCTTTATCGACGAGATCGACGCCGTGGGGCGGCACCGCGGCGCGGGGCTCGGCGGCGGACATGACGAGCGCGAGCAGACGCTGAACCAGTTGCTCGTCGAGATGGACGGCTTCTCGGCGAATGAGGGCATCGTCATCATCGCCGCCACCAACCGCCCCGACATCCTGGATCCCGCGCTGTTGCGCCCGGGCCGGTTTGACCGGCAAATTGTCGTCAACCGCCCGGACGTCAAAGGGCGCGAGGAGATCCTGCGCGTGCACGCGCGGAACAAGCCGCTCGCGCCCGACGTGAACCTGGAGATCATCGCGAAGCGGACGCCAGGCTTCACCGGCGCGGATCTCGAGAACGTGTTGAACGAGGCGGCGCTGCTTGCGGCGCGCAAGAAGCAGAAGGAAATCACCAACGCGGATATCGACGAGGCCATCGATCGCGTCATGGCGGGGCCGGAGAAGCGCAGCCGCGTGATGAGCGAGAAGGAGCGCAGGCTCGTCGCCTATCACGAGGCGGGCCACGCGGTGGTGGGCTACTTCATCCAGCCGGATCGCACGGTGCACAAGGTTACCATCGTCCCGCGTGGCATGGCCGGCGGCTACACGCTGAGCCTGCCGAACGAGGACCGGTACTTCATCACGAAGCAGCAGATGCTCGACGAAATCTGCATGACGCTCGGCGGGCGCGTCGCGGAGGAGATTGTCTTCGGCGAGATCTCGACCGGCGCGTCGAACGACCTCGAGCGCGTCACGAACATCGCTCGGCAGATGATCACGGAGTACGGCATGAGCGACAGGCTCGGCCCGCTGCAGTACGGCAGCCGCGCGGGAGGGGCCATCTTCCTCGGGCGAGATCTCCAGGGCGAGCCGAACTACAGCGATCAGGTGGCGTACGAGATCGACCAGGAGATGCGGGAAATTGTCGAGACGTGCCACGAGCGCACGCGGCGCATCCTGACGGAGAAGCGCATGGCGCTCGATGCGCTGGCGGAGCGCCTCCTGGAGAAGGAGACGCTCGACGGCGAGGAAGTGAAGGAGATCCTCGAGCGGTATCGGTGA
- a CDS encoding S1 domain-containing RNA-binding protein yields the protein MAIEVGSKVTGKVTGITRFGAFVTLPEGETGLVHISEISDDYVRDVNDYLKVNDEVTVKVLSVSGDGKIALSIRQANESSSGRTHRGGSRGGQRQDRRQGFEQIMNRFLKDSEERLAQLRRSEAKRGGRGGRRG from the coding sequence ATGGCCATTGAGGTCGGGAGCAAAGTGACGGGCAAAGTGACGGGAATCACGCGGTTTGGTGCATTTGTCACGCTGCCCGAAGGCGAGACGGGTTTGGTGCACATCTCCGAGATCTCGGACGACTACGTCCGCGACGTCAACGACTACCTGAAGGTGAACGACGAGGTCACCGTCAAGGTGCTGAGTGTCAGCGGAGATGGGAAAATCGCCCTGTCCATTCGCCAGGCCAACGAATCGTCGTCTGGCCGCACGCATCGCGGAGGATCGCGAGGGGGTCAGCGCCAGGATCGGCGCCAAGGATTCGAACAGATCATGAATCGATTCCTCAAAGACAGCGAAGAGCGCCTTGCGCAGCTCCGGCGGAGCGAGGCCAAGCGCGGCGGGCGCGGCGGGCGGCGCGGCTGA
- a CDS encoding protein kinase domain-containing protein, translating into MTHSRPLAPGTWVVGKWTHRRWRIRGVLGTGANGIVYAVERDDGLKGAMKVCETAGQVAFEWSLLNLVRGPGSPFPAPQQIDDSDRPGARFFYVMERISGKPLDKVWPTLAPAMRKQVMIRIVEGLAKLHATGHAFCDVKPQNVLVQEASGEVRFVDPGGVTPFGKAVRQFTPTTDGAFFGLCDRRASAAYDVFAVALMAVSLEAQCPANLYDLPPEKRREWLLRAVADQVDGAWRPVWSRVLRREIRDADALRAAIAEVRVKDKARQAGQRDWTAAFMWASVASAVLTTACAWALYLRII; encoded by the coding sequence ATGACCCATTCCCGCCCGCTCGCGCCCGGCACGTGGGTGGTGGGCAAGTGGACCCATCGGCGCTGGCGGATCCGCGGCGTTCTCGGCACGGGCGCGAACGGGATTGTCTACGCGGTCGAGCGGGACGACGGCCTCAAAGGCGCCATGAAGGTGTGCGAGACAGCGGGCCAGGTGGCGTTCGAGTGGTCGCTTTTGAACCTCGTGCGAGGGCCGGGATCGCCGTTTCCCGCGCCACAGCAGATTGACGACTCCGACCGCCCCGGCGCCCGCTTCTTTTACGTCATGGAGCGCATTTCCGGCAAGCCGCTTGACAAGGTCTGGCCAACGCTTGCGCCCGCCATGCGCAAGCAGGTCATGATCCGCATCGTCGAAGGGCTCGCCAAGCTCCACGCCACCGGCCACGCGTTCTGCGACGTCAAGCCGCAGAACGTGCTCGTCCAGGAGGCGAGTGGCGAGGTGCGCTTCGTCGATCCCGGCGGCGTGACGCCGTTTGGCAAAGCCGTCCGCCAGTTCACGCCGACAACCGACGGCGCCTTCTTCGGCCTATGCGACAGGCGCGCGAGCGCGGCGTACGACGTCTTCGCCGTGGCGCTCATGGCGGTATCGCTCGAGGCGCAGTGTCCCGCGAATTTGTACGATCTCCCGCCCGAAAAGCGGCGGGAATGGCTCCTGCGCGCGGTGGCGGATCAGGTCGACGGCGCATGGCGCCCCGTGTGGAGCCGCGTGCTGCGCCGGGAGATCCGGGACGCCGACGCGCTTCGCGCCGCCATCGCGGAGGTGCGCGTGAAGGACAAGGCGAGACAAGCTGGCCAGCGCGACTGGACGGCCGCGTTCATGTGGGCGAGCGTCGCGAGCGCCGTGCTCACCACCGCCTGCGCCTGGGCGCTCTACCTCCGCATCATCTGA
- the spoIIE gene encoding stage II sporulation protein E — MVRKRTRSGPKPLLAKPNRAARSPFASRWTLRAWRRALLIGALAFLLGRASIDHAVAPFALAYYAVVMALAGERRAWPAYAGILGAFTAGIEGGLELAAAIVLYKLVHRIIFRRRTADIIWAPILAGAVGFAVHLATFGTSLTLVEALLAFSQGALVTILALIFLQCIHLFLGQELTRTLRYEQVMSVVILIASVIMGFDGLAVHGVPLALLAIDWMVLVLSATGIGPAVSGAVAISMLSLLSHQASLMEVAVLGFIALICGLMRDANRFAVAATFVAGVGVLTLAYAHAYAPLLVQMTAAGAASVLYLLTPRSLFAELRSFVPGTPEHSADERTRAERVHALMTEKIHEVSQIFEELADTFSDVSGNDYLLMRDLVTQTIQKTRDSVCSLCPRQTLCWGREMLQTYNAMKHTLTNIESANGRRAAPTPELRDRCIRLDPMMSTLRYNLDLTHRDYKWLKKMMEERKLVAHQLAGVADVVRAIAKELEMEQKTLLSDREKIVSALEELGLYVDDVRIISLEPGRVEIEVVQPSESAHETSARMIAPLLSGILGEHITVAKLSVPPHGGPCTATFASARQYQVRSAAMAIAKDGRPVSGDTHTAVDLGNGRYALAISDGMGNGERAKQESKSAIDLLKRLMKAGFDEKLAVRTINSALVLRSRDEMFTTLDMAVIDLFHAKCEFLKVGSAPSYIKRGQEVIKVTGNSVPIGILEEIEVQTIEVQLLPGDVLILVSDGIYDAAPEGAETDDWVQAALAQIRSTDPQTIVDELVEMAVEASHGKVRDDMTAVAAVIERYQEQWAAIRLPNVPSLRSAERKRRMA; from the coding sequence ATGGTCAGAAAGCGAACACGGAGCGGGCCGAAACCCCTTCTTGCCAAGCCAAACCGGGCGGCGCGCTCCCCATTTGCCTCTCGCTGGACCCTTCGGGCGTGGCGCCGCGCCCTGCTCATCGGCGCGCTCGCGTTCCTCCTCGGCCGCGCCTCCATCGATCACGCCGTGGCGCCGTTTGCCCTCGCCTATTACGCCGTCGTCATGGCGCTTGCGGGCGAGCGCCGCGCGTGGCCCGCGTACGCCGGCATCCTCGGCGCCTTTACCGCCGGCATCGAGGGAGGTCTCGAACTTGCCGCGGCCATCGTGCTGTACAAGCTCGTCCATCGAATCATCTTCCGCCGCAGGACGGCGGACATCATCTGGGCGCCCATTCTCGCCGGCGCCGTGGGCTTCGCCGTTCACCTCGCCACGTTCGGGACAAGCCTCACGCTCGTCGAGGCCCTGCTCGCCTTCAGCCAGGGCGCCCTCGTCACCATCTTAGCGCTCATCTTCCTGCAGTGCATTCACCTGTTCCTTGGGCAAGAGCTCACGCGCACGCTGCGCTACGAGCAGGTGATGAGCGTCGTCATCCTCATCGCCTCCGTCATCATGGGCTTCGACGGGCTCGCCGTCCACGGCGTTCCGCTCGCGCTTTTGGCCATCGACTGGATGGTGCTCGTGCTCTCCGCCACCGGCATTGGGCCCGCCGTGTCCGGCGCCGTCGCCATCAGCATGCTGTCGCTTTTGAGCCACCAGGCGTCGCTCATGGAGGTGGCGGTGCTCGGCTTCATTGCACTCATCTGCGGCCTGATGCGCGACGCCAACCGGTTTGCGGTGGCCGCCACCTTCGTCGCAGGGGTGGGCGTGCTCACGCTCGCCTACGCGCACGCCTATGCGCCGCTCTTGGTGCAGATGACGGCCGCCGGCGCCGCGTCGGTGCTGTACCTCTTGACGCCGCGGAGTCTCTTTGCCGAGCTTCGCTCCTTCGTGCCCGGGACGCCTGAACATTCGGCCGACGAGCGCACGCGCGCCGAGCGGGTGCACGCCCTCATGACCGAGAAGATCCACGAGGTGAGCCAGATCTTCGAGGAACTCGCCGACACCTTCTCCGACGTGAGCGGCAACGACTACCTCTTGATGCGCGATCTCGTCACGCAGACCATCCAAAAGACCCGCGACAGCGTGTGTTCACTCTGCCCGCGTCAGACCCTGTGCTGGGGGCGGGAAATGCTCCAGACCTACAACGCCATGAAGCACACGCTCACCAACATCGAGTCCGCGAACGGCCGACGCGCCGCGCCCACGCCGGAGCTCAGGGATCGCTGCATTCGCCTCGATCCGATGATGAGCACGCTGCGCTACAACCTCGATCTCACGCATCGGGACTACAAGTGGTTGAAAAAGATGATGGAAGAGCGAAAGCTCGTGGCGCATCAGCTGGCGGGGGTGGCGGATGTCGTCCGGGCCATCGCGAAGGAGCTCGAGATGGAGCAGAAGACGCTCCTGTCGGATCGCGAGAAGATCGTGAGCGCGCTCGAGGAGCTCGGGCTCTATGTGGACGACGTGCGCATCATCAGCCTCGAGCCGGGCCGGGTGGAAATTGAGGTGGTGCAGCCGTCCGAGAGCGCGCACGAGACGTCCGCGCGCATGATCGCGCCCCTTCTGTCGGGCATCCTCGGCGAGCACATCACCGTCGCCAAGCTCAGCGTGCCGCCGCACGGCGGGCCCTGCACGGCCACGTTCGCCTCGGCGCGCCAGTACCAGGTGCGGTCCGCGGCCATGGCCATCGCCAAGGACGGCCGCCCCGTCTCCGGCGATACCCATACCGCGGTCGATCTCGGCAATGGCCGCTACGCCCTCGCCATCTCGGACGGCATGGGCAACGGGGAGCGCGCGAAGCAGGAGTCGAAGTCGGCCATCGACCTCCTGAAGCGGTTGATGAAAGCTGGATTCGACGAAAAGCTCGCCGTGCGCACCATCAACTCCGCGCTCGTGTTGCGATCGCGTGACGAGATGTTCACCACGCTCGACATGGCCGTGATCGACCTGTTCCACGCCAAGTGCGAGTTTCTGAAGGTCGGATCGGCGCCGAGCTACATCAAGCGGGGGCAGGAGGTCATCAAGGTCACCGGGAACAGCGTGCCCATCGGCATTCTCGAGGAGATTGAGGTGCAGACCATCGAAGTCCAGCTCCTGCCGGGCGACGTGCTCATCCTGGTCTCGGACGGCATCTACGACGCGGCTCCGGAAGGCGCGGAGACGGACGACTGGGTGCAGGCGGCGCTCGCCCAAATCCGCTCGACGGATCCGCAGACCATCGTGGACGAGCTCGTGGAGATGGCCGTCGAGGCTTCGCACGGCAAGGTGCGAGACGACATGACGGCCGTCGCGGCCGTGATCGAGCGGTATCAGGAGCAGTGGGCGGCCATCCGGCTGCCGAACGTGCCGAGCCTCCGGTCCGCCGAGCGCAAGCGCCGCATGGCCTGA
- a CDS encoding vWA domain-containing protein → MTREATIRQILVITDGCSNIGPDPVEAARRAHRHGIVVNVIGIVGRGDAGEQGYQEAHSIADAGGGMCRIVQPADISATAQMMTHQTMQMTLQQVVNQELLAVMGKSTEDLPPADRARVMQVVEKLEDEVALHLVVCLDTSASMRDKIPTVREAVRDLALSLKVRSGPLAVSVIAFPGKGEEATRLVQPFSSEVNVAALEAELVARGGTPTGPAIDHAADLLLSHARNVDEDAPRREFG, encoded by the coding sequence TTGACCAGGGAAGCGACCATCCGGCAGATTCTCGTCATCACCGACGGCTGTTCCAACATCGGGCCCGATCCCGTCGAGGCTGCGCGCAGGGCGCACCGGCACGGCATCGTCGTCAACGTCATCGGCATCGTGGGGCGCGGCGACGCGGGCGAGCAGGGCTACCAAGAGGCACACTCCATCGCGGACGCGGGCGGGGGCATGTGTCGCATCGTGCAGCCCGCGGACATCTCGGCGACGGCGCAGATGATGACGCACCAGACTATGCAGATGACGCTTCAGCAGGTGGTCAACCAGGAACTCCTCGCCGTCATGGGCAAGTCGACGGAGGATTTGCCGCCCGCCGATCGCGCCCGCGTCATGCAGGTGGTGGAAAAGCTCGAGGACGAGGTGGCGCTTCATCTCGTCGTCTGCCTCGACACGAGCGCGAGCATGCGCGACAAAATCCCGACCGTGCGCGAGGCGGTACGCGATCTCGCCCTGTCGCTCAAAGTGAGATCCGGCCCCCTCGCGGTGAGCGTCATTGCGTTCCCCGGCAAGGGCGAGGAGGCGACGCGGCTCGTGCAGCCGTTCTCTTCCGAGGTGAACGTCGCGGCGCTCGAGGCGGAGCTCGTGGCGCGCGGCGGCACGCCGACCGGCCCAGCCATCGATCACGCCGCCGACCTTCTCCTCTCGCACGCGCGCAACGTGGACGAGGACGCGCCGCGGCGTGAGTTCGGATGA